One segment of Streptomyces sp. NA02950 DNA contains the following:
- a CDS encoding glutamate--cysteine ligase gives MGEKVVAGEFDPSGRQRQRGRLRQCLDGLGRLLAEKRFDRPRNLMGLEIELNLAGADGMPRMMNAEVLERIASHDFQTELGQCNLEVNIVPHRLHGRVLDQLSEELRTGLSYADRKAREVSSEIVMIGILPTLAARDLGSANLSYDDRYKLLNEQMLAARGEDFLIDIEGQERFTYASASIAPEAACTSVQLHLQTTPGRFAAVWNAAQAVAAVQIAVGANSPFVFGREVWRESRPPLFLQATDVRPLEYAAQGVRPRTWFGERWIGDAYELFEENLRYFPPLLSAGQDEDPLRVLDEGGVPALHELVLHNGTIYRWNRPVYDVAGGVPHLRVENRVLPAGPTVTDVIANAAFYYGLVRALAEEPRPVWSRLPFTAAAANFDAACRHGIDAVLQWPKPGRSAALARTPAVRLVREELLPLAAAGLGGWGVEPADRDRYLGVIEERCKLRTNGASWQAATYHRALDSGLGRDAALAAMTRRYCALMRTDAPVHTWPTDLSG, from the coding sequence ATGGGGGAGAAGGTCGTAGCCGGTGAGTTCGACCCGTCCGGTCGGCAGCGGCAGCGCGGTCGGCTCCGGCAGTGCCTGGACGGGCTCGGCCGGCTCCTGGCGGAGAAGCGATTCGACCGTCCGCGTAATCTCATGGGTCTGGAGATCGAACTCAATCTCGCCGGCGCCGACGGGATGCCGAGGATGATGAACGCGGAGGTTCTGGAACGCATCGCGAGTCACGATTTCCAGACCGAACTCGGGCAGTGCAACCTTGAAGTGAACATCGTGCCGCACCGTTTGCACGGACGTGTTCTCGACCAGCTCTCCGAGGAGCTCCGCACCGGGTTGTCATATGCCGACCGCAAGGCGCGGGAAGTGTCCTCCGAGATCGTGATGATCGGAATTCTCCCGACTCTCGCCGCCCGGGACCTGGGATCGGCGAACCTCTCCTACGACGACCGCTACAAACTCCTCAACGAACAGATGCTGGCCGCCCGCGGCGAGGATTTCCTCATCGACATCGAGGGCCAGGAGCGCTTCACCTACGCCAGCGCCTCGATCGCCCCCGAAGCCGCGTGTACCTCCGTGCAGCTCCACCTCCAGACAACCCCGGGGCGGTTCGCGGCGGTGTGGAACGCGGCGCAGGCGGTGGCCGCCGTGCAGATCGCGGTGGGCGCCAACTCGCCCTTCGTCTTCGGTCGGGAGGTGTGGCGGGAGTCCAGGCCACCGCTGTTCCTCCAGGCCACCGATGTGCGGCCACTGGAGTACGCCGCCCAGGGCGTCCGTCCGCGCACCTGGTTCGGCGAGCGCTGGATCGGCGACGCCTACGAGCTGTTCGAGGAGAACCTGCGCTACTTCCCCCCGCTGCTGTCGGCCGGCCAGGACGAGGACCCGCTGCGGGTGCTGGACGAGGGCGGTGTGCCCGCCCTCCATGAACTGGTGCTGCACAACGGCACGATCTACCGCTGGAACCGGCCGGTGTACGACGTGGCGGGCGGGGTGCCGCATCTGCGGGTGGAGAACCGGGTGCTGCCCGCGGGCCCCACCGTCACCGATGTCATCGCCAACGCGGCCTTCTACTACGGACTGGTCCGGGCGCTGGCCGAGGAGCCCCGCCCGGTGTGGTCGCGGCTGCCGTTCACCGCCGCGGCGGCCAACTTCGACGCGGCCTGCCGCCATGGCATCGACGCGGTCCTCCAGTGGCCCAAGCCCGGCCGCTCGGCCGCCCTGGCCCGTACGCCCGCGGTGCGGCTGGTACGCGAGGAACTGCTGCCGCTGGCCGCGGCCGGGCTGGGCGGCTGGGGGGTCGAGCCCGCCGACCGCGACCGCTATCTCGGCGTGATCGAGGAGCGCTGCAAGCTGCGGACCAACGGCGCGTCCTGGCAGGCCGCGACCTATCACCGGGCGCTGGACAGCGGGCTGGGGCGGGACGCGGCACTGGCCGCCATGACCCGCCGCTACTGTGCCCTGATGCGCACCGACGCACCGGTGCACACCTGGCCGACCGACCTCTCCGGCTGA
- a CDS encoding DUF5999 family protein: MCQHQPPCPSADSADREAAHLVAHHPEQGWSLLCNGVLLFEDTGELLPDGRVIAPCRPRGSEHIVTAA, translated from the coding sequence ATGTGCCAGCACCAACCACCCTGCCCGTCAGCCGACTCCGCCGACCGGGAGGCCGCCCATCTGGTGGCGCACCATCCGGAGCAGGGCTGGAGCCTGCTGTGCAACGGCGTCCTGCTCTTCGAGGACACCGGTGAGCTGCTGCCGGACGGACGGGTCATCGCCCCGTGCCGGCCGCGGGGTTCCGAGCACATCGTGACGGCCGCCTAG